The DNA window GATGCCGGCCATGTACATTTCGACTACTGTTTCTACAGAGAAGACATCGGAAAGTTCTGATAGAAAATACAAAAAAAGATTTGGAACACTTCCAGGTCTTTTTTTGTACCATATACCATATATAAGTACACATTTGCAGCTGAACAGCAATGGTATTTATTATTCATAATTCATCATTCAAAAAAATCATCATTTAAAAAATGAACAACGGTATTATCATATTGGATTTCGGATCACAGTACAACCAGCTTATCGGAAGGAGAATCCGTGAGATGGGGGTTTACTCTGAAATCTTACCATTCAACACGCCTTTACAGGCCATCCTGGAAAAACAGCCGAGAGGGATCATCCTTTCCGGCGGGCCAAGTTCCGTTAATGCGGAAAATGCCCACCTGGTTGAAAAGGAATTATACGAGCAGGGAATTCCCGTCCTGGGCATCTGTTACGGAATGCAGCTTACCGCACACCTTATGGGAGGTACAGTGCATAAGGGCGTAAAAGGAGAATACGGGAAAGCCCGTCTGGATATTGTAAAAGAAAGCTCTCTGCTGAAAGGAGTGGCACAGGACTCTGTCGTATGGATGAGCCATTTCGATGAAGTAGGCATGCTGCCTCCCGGATTTGAGCTGAATGCCAGATCCGGTGTTATTGCTTCCATTTCCAATGAAGAGAAAAAGATTTACTGTGTACAGTTCCACCCGGAAGTTTCCCATACTGAAGAGGGAGGGAAAATGCTGGAAAACTTTGTCTTTGCCATCTGTGATGCAGAGAAAAACTGGAAGCTGACCAATTATATTGAAAAAACCGTAGCGGAAATCCGTGAGAAAGTAGGGGATAACCAGGTAATTCTGGGGCTTTCCGGCGGTGTGGATTCTTCCGTAGCGGCAGTACTGATCCATAAAGCCATCGGTGATCAGCTAACCTGTATCTTTGTGGATACCGGATTGCTGAGAAAAGATGAAGGGAAAAAAGTAATGGACAATTATGGCGAGCATTTCCATATGAATATCAAGCTCGTAGATGCTTCCGAAAGGTTCCTTACCAAACTGGAAGGCATTGATGATCCTGAACAGAAAAGAAAGATCATCGGAAATGAATTCATTCATGTTTTCGATGAAGAATCCCATACAATTGAAGGGGCGAAGTTCCTGGCACAGGGAACCATCTATCCGGACGTGATTGAAAGCCAGTCGGTGAACGGCCCTTCTGCGGTAATCAAATCCCACCACAACGTAGGCGGGTTGCCTGAGGAAATGGAATTCGAGCTGCTGGAACCTTTAAGAGAACTGTTTAAAGACGAGGTAAGGAAAGTAGGCGAGGAATTGGGAATCCCTCATCACCTGGTGCACAGGCATCCTTTCCCGGGTCCGGGATTAGGAATCCGTATCTTGGGTGCTGTAGATCACGAAAAAGTAAGGATCCTTCAGGAAGCTGATGATATCTTTATTGAAGAGCTGTATAAAAATGACCTGTATGAAAAAGTTTCACAGGCATTTGTGGTCCTTCTTCCGGTAAAATCGGTAGGCGTTATGGGTGACGAAAGAACGTATGAATACACTGCTGTGGTACGTTCAGCCAACACCATCGACTTTATGACGGCCACCTGGAGCAAGCTTCCATACGAATTCCTGGAAACGGTTTCCAACAGGATTATCAATGAAGTAAGAGGGATCAACAGAGTAGCCTATGACATCTCCAGCAAGCCACCAGCGACCATAGAATGGGAATAATATAAAAAAGGTGGTGTTTTATGACCACGCTCATAAAATTTCGTTGTTATAGCTGTTATCTTTGTAACAGAAATTCAATCCGAAATAATTTTTTTTTCATCATTTGTGTTTTTGCCTCCCGCAAGGGAGGTTTTTTTATGCATGAAAATTAAGGTATCTTTTAAATTTTATAAATCTTTTTATTTGCAGGTCTTTTGATCCTATGTACTGACTTCTTTAATATAGTTTCCAGCTTAAGCCTGAGCCAG is part of the Chryseobacterium camelliae genome and encodes:
- the guaA gene encoding glutamine-hydrolyzing GMP synthase: MNNGIIILDFGSQYNQLIGRRIREMGVYSEILPFNTPLQAILEKQPRGIILSGGPSSVNAENAHLVEKELYEQGIPVLGICYGMQLTAHLMGGTVHKGVKGEYGKARLDIVKESSLLKGVAQDSVVWMSHFDEVGMLPPGFELNARSGVIASISNEEKKIYCVQFHPEVSHTEEGGKMLENFVFAICDAEKNWKLTNYIEKTVAEIREKVGDNQVILGLSGGVDSSVAAVLIHKAIGDQLTCIFVDTGLLRKDEGKKVMDNYGEHFHMNIKLVDASERFLTKLEGIDDPEQKRKIIGNEFIHVFDEESHTIEGAKFLAQGTIYPDVIESQSVNGPSAVIKSHHNVGGLPEEMEFELLEPLRELFKDEVRKVGEELGIPHHLVHRHPFPGPGLGIRILGAVDHEKVRILQEADDIFIEELYKNDLYEKVSQAFVVLLPVKSVGVMGDERTYEYTAVVRSANTIDFMTATWSKLPYEFLETVSNRIINEVRGINRVAYDISSKPPATIEWE